A genomic region of Arvicola amphibius chromosome X, mArvAmp1.2, whole genome shotgun sequence contains the following coding sequences:
- the LOC119804445 gene encoding cancer/testis antigen 47A-like produces the protein MSATGDQDPTRETRDDPVALEGEWLQEAAGGSEIGHESGLNGASATPAIEEMMAVHPRGMDNAGPERNQEEGGDRRESSDAEEDSDIEPVDEEGGEEEMENLGDREAVEDHRFPMAAFRFIFLDVIHAILNRVYYNDHASMGNPRENDGAIETPGPSASGHSSEVQVPSGPLPSTVTAAGYGCQAPYTAGRARSLPEIISTFPELEEPPDFEDEADHYLPEPHLCMREPAFRAAAKEQAGEEMAAQAATTEEPKREVIEQAMTSEGKETSSRGLDEEIGAGQRLGGRK, from the coding sequence ATGTCTGCCACAGGGGATCAAGATCCAACCAGAGAGACCCGAGATGACCCGGTAGCCCTTGAGGGAGAGTGGCTACAAGAAGCTGCAGGGGGCAGCGAGATAGGCCACGAGTCCGGCCTCAATGGGGCCTCGGCCACTCCTGCCATTGAAGAGATGATGGCCGTTCATCCTAGGGGGATGGACAATGCTGGGCCTGAAAGAAACCAGGAAGAAGGGGGTGacaggagagagagctcagatgCTGAGGAAGACTCAGATATTGAACCTGTTGacgaggagggaggagaggaggagatggaaaatctaGGAGATCGAGAAGCGGTGGAGGACCATCGATTCCCAATGGCTGCCTTCCGATTCATCTTTCTGGACGTGATCCATGCCATTCTCAACCGTGTCTATTACAACGACCATGCCTCGATGGGGAACCCTCGTGAAAACGACGGAGCGATAGAAACACCTGGCCCTTCTGCTTCTGGCCACTCAAGTGAGGTCCAAGTTCCATCGGGGCCCCTTCCATCCACAGTGACGGCCGCAGGGTATGGCTGCCAGGCCCCATACACTGCAGGTCGGGCCCGAAGCCTGCCAGAAATTATCTCAACGTTTCCGGAGCTGGAGGAGCCTCCAGACTTCGAGGACGAAGCAGATCATTACCTGCCAGAGCCACATCTTTGCATGAGAGAGCCAGCATTTAGGGCAGCAGCCAAGGAGCAAGCAGGAGAAGAGATGGCAGCACAGGCGGCGACAACAGAAGAGCCAAAAAGGGAAGTCATCGAGCAAGCCATGACCTCAGAGGGTAAGGAAACAAGCTCTAGGGGCCTAGATGAGGAGATTGGTGCTGGGCAGCGGTTGGGAGGCAGGAAATAA